A genomic region of Clostridia bacterium contains the following coding sequences:
- the tsf gene encoding translation elongation factor Ts, which produces MISAEQVKELRAKTGAGMMDCKQALVEAGGDFNKAVDILREKGIAAAAKKAGRATGQGLVEAYVHGNRIGVLVEVNCETDFVANTKEFRNLCHDLAMQIAAARPSYVRREEVPEEVVAHEREVLRNQALREGKPEKIVDKIVEGRLNKFFEEACLEEQPFIKDPNKKVSQVVKEAIALLGENIVIRRFARLQLGEE; this is translated from the coding sequence TTGATCTCGGCTGAACAGGTCAAAGAGCTTAGAGCGAAAACTGGTGCTGGAATGATGGATTGTAAACAGGCACTAGTTGAAGCTGGTGGTGACTTTAACAAGGCAGTAGATATACTTCGAGAAAAGGGCATTGCGGCTGCAGCTAAGAAGGCGGGGAGGGCAACCGGCCAGGGCCTGGTTGAAGCATACGTTCACGGAAACCGCATTGGCGTGCTAGTTGAGGTAAACTGCGAAACTGACTTTGTGGCTAATACCAAGGAATTCCGAAACTTATGCCATGACCTGGCCATGCAGATAGCAGCGGCAAGGCCGAGTTATGTTCGGCGCGAGGAAGTGCCGGAAGAAGTGGTAGCGCATGAGCGGGAAGTATTAAGAAATCAGGCGCTAAGAGAAGGGAAACCCGAGAAAATAGTGGATAAGATTGTTGAGGGACGGCTAAACAAGTTTTTCGAAGAAGCCTGCCTTGAAGAACAACCCTTCATTAAAGACCCCAATAAAAAGGTTTCTCAGGTCGTAAAAGAAGCCATCGCACTTCTGGGCGAGAATATAGTTATCAGGCGCTTCGCCAGGTTGCAGCTGGGCGAGGAGTAG
- a CDS encoding UMP kinase, with product MTKPKYRRVVLKLSGEALAGQQGYGIDQEVLESIARQIKEAKGLGTEIAVVVGGGNIWRGVSASAQGMDRATADYMGMLATVMNGLALQDALERYGVDTRVQTAIEMRQVAEPYIRRKAIRHLEKGRVVIFAGGTGNPYFSTDTTAALRAAEIEAEVILMAKRVDGVYDSDPLKNPNARMYRELTYIEVLNQGLGVMDATATSLCMDNGIPLIVFNINEEGNILRAIWGEKIGTHVGGKNGHTGANPGSRTADAEGY from the coding sequence ATGACCAAGCCCAAGTATCGACGTGTGGTTTTGAAGCTTAGTGGTGAAGCGTTAGCTGGGCAGCAAGGGTACGGTATTGACCAGGAAGTTTTGGAATCTATCGCTAGGCAGATCAAGGAGGCCAAAGGACTCGGAACTGAGATTGCGGTAGTTGTAGGTGGAGGCAATATCTGGCGTGGAGTTTCTGCCAGCGCCCAAGGCATGGACAGAGCAACTGCAGATTACATGGGGATGCTGGCAACGGTAATGAATGGCTTGGCACTTCAGGATGCGCTGGAAAGATACGGAGTAGACACGCGGGTACAGACTGCCATAGAAATGAGGCAAGTGGCAGAACCCTATATCAGAAGAAAGGCTATACGCCACCTGGAGAAGGGACGGGTGGTGATCTTTGCTGGCGGCACCGGCAACCCTTACTTTTCCACTGACACCACGGCTGCCTTGAGGGCAGCGGAAATAGAAGCTGAAGTTATATTAATGGCTAAGCGCGTGGATGGTGTATATGACTCCGATCCTCTGAAGAACCCTAACGCGCGGATGTACCGGGAGCTAACTTATATTGAAGTTTTAAATCAGGGCCTAGGAGTAATGGATGCAACCGCGACTTCCTTGTGCATGGATAATGGCATTCCCCTGATTGTGTTTAACATAAATGAGGAAGGTAATATTCTCAGAGCCATCTGGGGAGAAAAAATTGGAACGCACGTGGGGGGTAAAAATGGCCACACAGGAGCTAATCCAGGAAGCAGAACAGCGGATGCAGAAGGCTACTGA
- the frr gene encoding ribosome recycling factor: protein MATQELIQEAEQRMQKATDVMRRELSSMRAGRATPALLDRVQVLYYGVPTPINQVATISAPEARLLVIQPWDRNVLGDIEKAILKSDLGLTPNNDGQVIRISIPQLTKERRTELVKVVRKKVEDCRVAIRNIRRETNEQTKAMLKAGEISEDEQRRLQDQIQKLTDRFIGIVDKIGENKVAEIMEV from the coding sequence ATGGCCACACAGGAGCTAATCCAGGAAGCAGAACAGCGGATGCAGAAGGCTACTGACGTCATGCGCCGCGAGCTTAGCAGTATGCGCGCCGGACGGGCTACGCCGGCCCTACTAGACCGAGTGCAGGTGCTGTACTATGGGGTTCCCACTCCTATTAACCAAGTGGCAACGATCAGCGCGCCCGAAGCTAGATTGCTGGTAATCCAGCCATGGGATAGGAACGTCCTGGGGGATATCGAAAAGGCGATTTTGAAATCTGATTTGGGCTTAACTCCCAACAACGATGGCCAGGTGATCAGGATTAGTATTCCTCAGCTTACCAAAGAAAGGCGGACCGAACTGGTCAAGGTGGTGCGCAAGAAAGTCGAGGATTGCCGAGTCGCCATCCGCAACATTCGGCGCGAAACCAACGAACAGACTAAAGCCATGCTGAAAGCTGGGGAGATTTCTGAGGACGAACAGCGCCGCCTCCAGGATCAAATTCAAAAACTGACCGATCGGTTTATTGGTATTGTAGACAAGATCGGCGAAAACAAAGTTGCGGAGATTATGGAGGTTTAA
- a CDS encoding isoprenyl transferase, producing the protein MLGLIVLGRLFRRRNQGDGQKLWDLVDPAKLPEHVAVIMDGNGRWAERRGFPRSVGHRAGVEALRKIVEASCNLGIPYLTVYAFSTENWKRPREEVDFLMRLLLEYLGRELEELRRKGIRLWVLGDAERLPAEVQLRVREAIERTRDNHGMQLNVAINYGGRWEITHAAKELLRRCLAGEISPEEVTEDVFADHLLTKGIPDPDLLIRTAGELRLSNFLLWQVAYSEFWSTSTLWPDFGEEEFMQAIIAYQNRQRRFGAISP; encoded by the coding sequence ATGCTGGGACTAATAGTGCTTGGTCGCCTATTTCGCCGCCGGAACCAAGGTGATGGCCAGAAATTATGGGATTTGGTCGATCCGGCAAAGTTGCCGGAACATGTGGCCGTAATTATGGACGGCAATGGGAGGTGGGCTGAGCGTCGCGGCTTTCCCAGGTCCGTCGGCCACCGCGCCGGCGTTGAAGCGCTGAGGAAAATTGTGGAAGCCAGTTGCAACTTAGGAATTCCATACTTGACCGTGTATGCCTTCTCCACTGAGAACTGGAAGCGACCTCGAGAAGAAGTTGATTTCTTGATGCGGCTCTTGCTCGAATATCTGGGACGGGAGCTGGAAGAACTTAGGCGCAAAGGTATCCGGCTTTGGGTTTTAGGCGATGCCGAGAGGCTGCCGGCTGAAGTTCAGCTGCGGGTGAGGGAGGCCATTGAGCGTACTAGGGATAACCATGGCATGCAACTCAATGTGGCTATAAATTACGGGGGTCGGTGGGAAATCACCCATGCGGCTAAGGAGCTGTTGAGACGGTGTCTGGCGGGCGAGATCAGCCCCGAGGAAGTGACCGAGGACGTATTTGCTGATCACCTGTTGACCAAGGGGATACCTGATCCTGACCTTCTAATCCGTACGGCTGGAGAGCTGAGGTTAAGCAATTTCCTCCTTTGGCAAGTTGCCTACTCTGAGTTTTGGTCAACCTCAACGCTTTGGCCGGATTTTGGCGAGGAAGAGTTCATGCAAGCAATTATTGCTTACCAAAACCGGCAGCGGCGATTTGGGGCCATTTCGCCCTAA
- a CDS encoding phosphatidate cytidylyltransferase: MLKQRVITAMVGIPVVVAVSYWGGIVFHLAITLVQLVGLHEFFNFATPPVRSKYVRVIFSIALFAYSVFSVGHEAQLKLFFFTLLLIPFLFGVEDWGGLTSAFWGIAYVGLLSFLVALRELPQGFEMVMWVFGTMWANDTAAYFIGKKWGHRKLVPKISPNKSWAGALAGCAVGVAVAMLLNYFFQLFQLGQMLLAAFIVVIAGQWGDIIESAIKRNAGVKDSGRILPGHGGVLDRFDGLIIASPAIYWYVSWLIRS; this comes from the coding sequence ATGCTGAAACAGAGGGTCATAACAGCAATGGTGGGTATTCCCGTGGTGGTAGCCGTTAGTTACTGGGGCGGGATAGTGTTCCATCTGGCCATAACTTTAGTCCAGCTGGTTGGTCTGCACGAGTTTTTTAATTTTGCCACGCCGCCCGTACGCTCCAAATATGTCAGGGTTATTTTTAGTATTGCTCTTTTCGCTTACAGTGTTTTCTCTGTTGGACATGAAGCTCAGCTGAAGCTGTTTTTCTTTACTTTGTTGCTTATCCCATTCCTCTTTGGAGTGGAGGATTGGGGAGGCTTGACTTCGGCATTTTGGGGGATTGCTTATGTGGGCCTATTAAGCTTTTTAGTAGCCCTGCGGGAGTTGCCTCAAGGTTTTGAGATGGTGATGTGGGTATTTGGTACCATGTGGGCTAATGATACAGCTGCCTACTTTATCGGAAAAAAATGGGGGCACAGAAAACTAGTTCCCAAGATAAGCCCCAATAAGTCTTGGGCTGGCGCTCTAGCAGGATGTGCTGTTGGTGTTGCCGTAGCTATGCTTTTAAACTATTTTTTTCAATTATTTCAGCTGGGACAGATGCTGTTGGCCGCTTTTATCGTTGTAATAGCCGGGCAGTGGGGAGATATCATTGAATCAGCCATTAAGAGAAATGCTGGCGTAAAAGATAGTGGGAGAATATTGCCTGGCCACGGAGGAGTACTGGATCGCTTTGATGGCCTAATAATAGCCTCTCCAGCCATATACTGGTATGTAAGCTGGCTCATTAGGTCCTGA
- the ytvI gene encoding sporulation integral membrane protein YtvI, giving the protein MKEKYWRALVITGITLGILTSIHLTYYYVGPALIRTFSFLLRILVPVVLAVALAAMLEPVVSFLQRQVKLSRGWAALISIVLLVLVLGGLSFIAVSKLVDELGILLYSLPNYAALLNQNLDRLLEWFNGISIAVNFPNTIQESILANLDKLTSLAGNYLSQAMNYLVASVSWIPNFLAASIFLLLATFFFIRDKQLIFTWAGKLFNEKQSRKLEEVYEHLASILFGYLKAFAILVIITTLLIILGLSILGIKYAVLGGILAGIADILPIVGPGLVLVPWGTWYLLTGDMRLGVSILVLYAAVSVIRQLIQPKVIGENIGLHPLLTLVSMFVGFEVIGAWGLILGPIVVVVALALYRLGMLGTRRDGRQ; this is encoded by the coding sequence ATGAAGGAAAAATATTGGCGGGCACTGGTGATTACCGGCATAACCCTTGGAATTCTGACGTCCATTCACTTGACTTATTATTACGTTGGTCCAGCTCTTATTAGGACCTTTAGCTTTTTGCTCCGAATTCTTGTTCCGGTAGTGCTGGCGGTAGCCCTGGCAGCCATGCTGGAGCCGGTAGTCAGCTTCTTGCAACGACAAGTCAAGCTCTCCCGTGGCTGGGCAGCCCTAATTAGCATAGTTTTGCTGGTGCTGGTATTGGGTGGTTTATCATTTATAGCCGTATCCAAGTTAGTTGATGAACTAGGAATTCTACTCTATAGCTTGCCGAACTACGCTGCTTTGTTAAATCAAAATCTGGACCGTCTTCTGGAGTGGTTCAATGGAATAAGCATTGCTGTCAACTTTCCTAATACCATCCAGGAGAGCATTCTTGCTAACCTAGATAAACTTACTTCTTTAGCCGGGAATTACCTTTCTCAAGCCATGAACTATTTGGTGGCTAGCGTTTCCTGGATACCCAATTTCTTGGCTGCTAGCATTTTTCTACTTTTGGCCACCTTTTTCTTCATTAGGGACAAACAGCTGATATTTACTTGGGCTGGCAAGCTTTTCAATGAAAAACAGTCGCGCAAGCTAGAGGAAGTGTATGAGCACCTGGCCAGCATCCTTTTTGGCTACCTGAAGGCTTTCGCCATCCTGGTAATAATAACTACCCTTCTGATTATCCTTGGGCTGAGTATCTTGGGTATTAAGTATGCAGTGCTGGGCGGGATCTTGGCCGGCATCGCCGATATACTCCCTATTGTCGGGCCTGGGCTAGTACTGGTTCCCTGGGGGACATGGTACCTACTTACTGGAGACATGCGGCTTGGCGTATCAATCCTTGTCCTTTATGCTGCAGTGTCGGTTATTCGTCAATTGATCCAGCCCAAGGTCATCGGCGAGAATATCGGGTTACACCCCCTTTTGACCTTGGTTTCAATGTTTGTGGGCTTTGAAGTCATAGGCGCATGGGGTTTGATCCTGGGGCCCATTGTAGTAGTGGTTGCACTGGCTCTGTACCGGTTAGGTATGTTGGGCACCCGGCGCGACGGGCGCCAATAG
- a CDS encoding 1-deoxy-D-xylulose-5-phosphate reductoisomerase yields the protein MGLALFGSTGSIGRQVLEVVDSLDERVTIVALVSGGANLGLLAEQIRKYRPRYVGIAKDCVAELKQLLGDFQSGQLVCGADELEELARLRETSLVVNAVTGAVGLRYSLAALRAGKRLALANKESLVIGGHLVRSYVGGGGETMIIPVDSEHSAIFRCLESSVLPLEKLILTASGGPFWRWSTEQLASVTPDMALTNPNWTMGPRVTVDSATMVNKGLEVIEAHWLFNVPYEQIGVLVHEQSIVHSMVQFSDGSILAQLAVPDMRIPIQYALTWPEGSATNWPRVDWSQVPNLSFAPPDYDRFPGLKLGYQAGLSGGSMPAVYNAADEMAVRLFLEGRIGFQDMARLIELAMEKHEVIKEPSFDEIVLVDQETREMVTREASRFSR from the coding sequence ATGGGCTTAGCGCTCTTCGGATCAACAGGATCAATTGGCAGGCAGGTCTTGGAAGTAGTTGATAGCCTAGACGAGAGAGTAACTATAGTTGCCTTGGTGTCAGGTGGTGCCAATTTAGGCCTATTGGCTGAACAAATTAGGAAATACCGCCCTCGCTATGTAGGAATAGCCAAGGATTGCGTTGCGGAGTTAAAGCAGCTCCTGGGCGATTTTCAGTCCGGCCAACTAGTGTGTGGAGCTGACGAATTAGAAGAGTTGGCCCGGCTGCGGGAAACCTCCTTAGTAGTGAATGCAGTAACTGGGGCCGTGGGCTTAAGGTATTCATTGGCTGCCTTGCGGGCGGGAAAGCGGTTGGCGTTGGCCAACAAGGAAAGCTTAGTAATCGGAGGGCACTTAGTGAGGAGCTATGTTGGCGGCGGTGGGGAGACAATGATAATACCTGTTGATAGCGAGCATTCTGCCATTTTTCGTTGCCTGGAGTCAAGCGTCTTGCCGCTTGAGAAACTTATCCTTACCGCCTCTGGGGGGCCGTTCTGGCGGTGGTCTACTGAGCAGCTGGCGAGCGTGACTCCAGATATGGCGCTAACTAATCCTAACTGGACCATGGGACCACGAGTAACCGTAGATTCCGCTACCATGGTTAACAAAGGTTTAGAAGTAATCGAAGCCCATTGGCTGTTTAATGTGCCCTATGAACAGATTGGAGTCTTAGTACATGAGCAGAGCATCGTTCATTCCATGGTTCAGTTTAGTGATGGCAGTATTTTGGCGCAGCTGGCGGTGCCGGACATGAGGATTCCCATCCAGTATGCTCTCACTTGGCCAGAAGGGTCTGCGACCAATTGGCCACGGGTTGATTGGTCCCAGGTACCTAACCTCAGCTTTGCTCCGCCTGATTATGACAGGTTTCCTGGGTTAAAGCTAGGTTACCAGGCTGGCCTGAGTGGTGGTAGCATGCCTGCCGTATACAATGCTGCCGATGAAATGGCAGTCAGGCTTTTCCTCGAAGGCAGGATCGGCTTTCAGGACATGGCTCGACTAATCGAGCTGGCCATGGAAAAGCATGAAGTGATCAAAGAGCCCAGTTTCGATGAGATAGTGCTGGTGGACCAAGAAACAAGGGAAATGGTGACCCGCGAAGCATCGAGGTTCTCGCGATAG